A single region of the Candidatus Methylomirabilis lanthanidiphila genome encodes:
- a CDS encoding Outer membrane efflux protein, translated as MTAVQRKVCWWTISVTLLIILKAVVAGAEDELSPPRARSHVGLSDDLRRLVAQAMPQEPSPRDESVDIGELRLGLREAVVLALKNNLDIAIADYDPKIKSEDISIAKAVFDPTFSLTLDANRTISPVSNTLQSGSSGTGGRVDKNDNENRDVNASIAQKLPFGGSYTLGMTNNRLNTNLPFAQPGSPNFGINPAYKTFLTLSITQDLLKNFGMDVNTAPIRIARNNQAISVTQFRQQANQVVTNVHNAYWNLVFAIENLEVQRRSLRLARELEDLNKARVRAGVAAPVEVTQAEAQAAAQVQNVILAEKAIKDAEDQLTLIINFPDGEKVWARTILPTDAPPFDVVQVNMDASIQEALEKRPEYAAQKLTLQNTDLNFRVARNQLLPSLQLQGNVGLNGLNGSAGGDLDRMMSGDFTQWSAALVLTYPLGNRAARSAFIQSKLSRDQAGTSLLNLKRQIISQVREAVRRIETDVRSVEATRAARVLAEEQLRVEQKRLEAGVTTTFNVLSFQRDLAEAQANEIKAITTFNQDLANLELQKGTVLEKNRFEL; from the coding sequence ATGACGGCGGTGCAGCGCAAGGTCTGTTGGTGGACGATATCGGTGACGCTGCTGATTATTCTGAAGGCTGTCGTGGCAGGGGCGGAGGACGAACTGTCACCCCCTCGCGCGCGGAGTCATGTCGGACTGTCTGACGATCTAAGGCGGTTGGTTGCTCAGGCGATGCCCCAGGAGCCATCACCTCGCGACGAATCGGTCGACATCGGCGAGCTTCGCCTTGGGCTTCGCGAGGCCGTGGTGCTGGCGCTGAAGAACAACCTGGATATTGCCATCGCTGACTACGATCCGAAGATTAAATCGGAGGACATCAGCATCGCGAAGGCGGTCTTTGATCCGACCTTCTCCCTGACGCTCGACGCGAACCGGACCATTTCGCCCGTCTCCAACACCCTCCAAAGCGGTAGCTCCGGCACAGGCGGCCGGGTCGACAAGAACGACAACGAGAACCGGGATGTCAACGCCTCCATAGCCCAGAAATTGCCGTTCGGCGGCAGCTACACGCTGGGTATGACCAATAACCGGCTGAATACCAACCTGCCGTTCGCGCAGCCAGGGTCGCCGAATTTCGGGATTAATCCCGCGTATAAAACATTTCTCACCCTGAGCATCACCCAGGATCTCCTGAAGAACTTCGGAATGGATGTGAACACGGCGCCCATCAGGATCGCCAGGAATAATCAGGCGATCTCGGTGACGCAGTTCCGCCAGCAGGCCAATCAGGTCGTCACCAACGTACATAACGCCTACTGGAATCTGGTGTTCGCCATCGAGAACCTGGAGGTCCAGAGGCGCTCGCTGCGCCTGGCCCGGGAGCTGGAAGATCTCAACAAGGCGCGGGTGCGGGCCGGTGTCGCGGCGCCGGTTGAGGTGACGCAGGCCGAGGCGCAGGCCGCCGCTCAGGTGCAGAACGTGATCCTGGCTGAGAAAGCCATCAAAGACGCCGAGGATCAACTGACGCTCATTATCAACTTCCCTGACGGCGAAAAGGTGTGGGCCAGAACGATTCTTCCGACCGATGCGCCACCGTTTGACGTGGTCCAGGTGAATATGGATGCCAGCATTCAGGAGGCGCTGGAGAAGCGGCCGGAGTATGCTGCCCAGAAGCTGACGCTTCAGAATACCGACCTGAACTTCAGAGTCGCCAGGAATCAGTTGCTGCCCAGTCTCCAGTTGCAGGGCAATGTCGGCCTCAACGGCCTGAACGGCAGTGCCGGCGGCGATCTGGATCGGATGATGTCGGGCGACTTTACGCAGTGGTCGGCAGCCCTGGTCCTCACCTACCCGTTGGGCAACCGTGCCGCCAGGTCGGCGTTTATTCAGTCAAAGCTCAGCCGTGATCAGGCCGGCACGAGCCTGCTGAATCTCAAGCGCCAGATCATCTCCCAGGTCCGGGAGGCGGTTCGTCGGATCGAGACCGATGTCAGGAGCGTGGAGGCTACCCGGGCGGCACGGGTGCTGGCGGAGGAGCAGCTCCGGGTCGAGCAGAAGCGGCTCGAGGCCGGCGTGACCACGACCTTCAACGTGCTGTCGTTCCAGCGCGACCTGGCGGAGGCCCAGGCCAACGAGATTAAGGCGATTACAACCTTCAATCAGGACCTGGCCAATCTTGAGCTGCAGAAAGGCACGGTTCTTGAGAAGAATCGATTCGAGCTATGA